From one Esox lucius isolate fEsoLuc1 chromosome 11, fEsoLuc1.pri, whole genome shotgun sequence genomic stretch:
- the LOC105013357 gene encoding complement C1q-like protein 3: MGLSVFLLVVCYGLYVTQAQGNNDNQKTCCLSDTCSLAKELVSIGEKLGTMVEKQGTMGDNLRLMETRLQTSEKEVEELKQIIGGQPKVAFSAALRESGNGDTGPFHINTPLQYKKVFSNTGNCYNPATGIFTATVKGMYYFRFTTMNNQANPPSSVVSLTKNGQSLATVWDHGSTDTNDSGSNAVVISLEVGDNVYVELWAKKLVYEDSNLYLTTFSGFLLFAM; encoded by the exons ATGGGTCTTTCGGTCTTTTTGCTGGTTGTCTGCTACGGTCTGTATGTGACCCAGGCTCAGGGAAACAATGACAACCAGAAAACCTGCTGTCTATCTGACACTTGTTCCCTGGCAAAAGAACTAGTATCTATTGGAGAGAAACTAGGAACCATGGTGGAGAAACAGGGAACTATGGGGGATAACCTGAGACTCATGGAGACCAGGTTACAAACCAGCGAGAAGGAAGTGGAGGAGCTGAAGCAAATTATTGGAG gcCAGCCTAAAGTGGCCTTCTCTGCTGCCCTCCGAGAGTCAGGCAACGGGGACACTGGACCTTTCCACATCAACACTCCTCTTCAGTACAAGAAGGTCTTCTCAAACACCGGCAACTGTTACAACCCAGCCACAG GTATATTCACAGCCACAGTGAAAGGGATGTACTATTTCCGTTTCACCACGATGAATAATCAAGCTAACCCTCCTAGTTCTGTGGTGAGCCTCACCAAAAACGGTCAGAGCCTGGCAACTGTCTGGGACCATGGATCAACTGATACCAATGACAGTGGCAGCAATGCAGTGGTCATTTCCCTGGAGGTGGGCGATAATGTCTATGTTGAGTTGTGGGCTAAGAAGCTGGTCTATGAGGACAGCAACCTGTACTTGACCACCTTTAGTGGCTTCCTGCTCTTCGCCATGTAA